A genomic region of Brienomyrus brachyistius isolate T26 chromosome 6, BBRACH_0.4, whole genome shotgun sequence contains the following coding sequences:
- the hsf5 gene encoding heat shock factor protein 5 isoform X3: MKLQDAASISVYESTNREYSLHTILINPQGFPAKLWQLVNEPRVHSVRWDWFGHGVFIDQRRFEAELLSPIGGAFKSSSFSSFNRQLNLQGHPELLVNLKRLTSTNKARIQAGLEVPRRLPRALGRRKNSTEVTAGYRVAGHIQQGTQMGAMPPRQPPQSGEHLLMGYDCTPNPQCGWMVRPSEETGISFPVIYQAPSLQYNFSCAVPSAPDTAHVQPGALAMPAAASQYNDLLPALYHPACYAPAMSDGFFKSPMTTDSTGCVPQSTPLPHYCYYQTNYPPGLLHLCSQDQQSNENETVSRDIVCQTVTELQASPKLHMVKVETPENLIQLTCPSEVVQFPNSNLPASGQLSPHKLLSLSTSPLVVDSACMSPCGSSPLVGNKTSVPVSITADAAIGVPSL, encoded by the exons ATGAAGCTACAGGACGCTGCATCGATATCCGTATATG AGTCCACGAATAGGGAATATAGCCTCCACACCATCCTCATCAACCCCCAAGGCTTCCCCGCAAAGCTGTGGCAGCTTGTGAACGAGCCGCGGGTCCACTCTGTACGCTGGGACTGGTTCGGCCATGGTGTCTTCATAGACCAGCGGCGATTCGAGGCCGAGCTGCTCTCGCCGATCGGAGGCGCCTTCAAGTCCAGTAGCTTCTCCAGCTTCAACCGGCAGCTCAACCT ACAAGGCCACCCCGAACTGCTGGTGAATCTGAAGCGGCTGACCAGTACCAACAAGGCAAGGATTCAGGCTGGCCTGGAGGTGCCCCGCAGGCTGCCCAGGGCTCTGGGCCGCAGGAAAAACAGTACTGAAG TGACTGCAGGTTACAGGGTCGCAGGGCACATCCAACAGGGGACACAGATGGGAGCCATGCCCCCACGCCAGCCCCCTCAGAGTGGAGAACACCTGCTGATGGGTTATGACTGCACCCCCAATCCCCAGTGTGGCTGGATGGTGAGGCCCAGTGAGGAAACGGGCATCTCTTTTCCGGTCATTTATCAGGCACCCTCTTTGCAGTACAATTTCAGCTGCGCTGTGCCGTCTGCCCCTGATACCGCCCATGTTCAGCCAGGGGCACTGGCCATGCCTGCTGCGGCATCGCAGTATAATGACTTACTACCTGCTCTGTACCATCCTGCATGTTACGCACCAG CCATGTCTGATGGTTTCTTCAAGAGCCCAATGACTACTGACTCTACAGGCTGTGTTCCCCAATCTACACCATTACCACATTACTGCTATTACCAG ACAAACTATCCGCCAGGCCTCTTACATCTCTGCAGTCAGGACCAGCAGAGCAATGAGAATGAGACTGTCAGTCGGGATATAGTTTGCCAAACTGTTACTGAGCTACAGGCATCTCCCAAACTACACATGGTAAAAGTGGAGACCCCTGAAAACTTGATCCAGCTCACCTGTCCATCAGAGGTGGTTCAGTTCCCCAATTCGAATCTGCCCGCTTCGGGGCAGCTCAGCCCCCACAAGTTACTGAGTTTGAGCACTTCGCCTCTTGTTGTGGATTCAGCTTGTATGTCTCCCTGTGGCTCCAGCCCTCTGGTTGGGAATAAGACCAGTGTGCCAGTCAGCATCACAGCAGATGCTGCCATTGGGGTTCCGAGTCTTTAA
- the hsf5 gene encoding heat shock factor protein 5 isoform X4, whose protein sequence is MKLQDAASISVYESTNREYSLHTILINPQGFPAKLWQLVNEPRVHSVRWDWFGHGVFIDQRRFEAELLSPIGGAFKSSSFSSFNRQLNLYGFRKVMPMHSQVGVLHHHFFNPDFRQGHPELLVNLKRLTSTNKARIQAGLEVPRRLPRALGRRKNSTEVTAGYRVAGHIQQGTQMGAMPPRQPPQSGEHLLMGYDCTPNPQCGWMPGALAMPAAASQYNDLLPALYHPACYAPAMSDGFFKSPMTTDSTGCVPQSTPLPHYCYYQTNYPPGLLHLCSQDQQSNENETVSRDIVCQTVTELQASPKLHMVKVETPENLIQLTCPSEVVQFPNSNLPASGQLSPHKLLSLSTSPLVVDSACMSPCGSSPLVGNKTSVPVSITADAAIGVPSL, encoded by the exons ATGAAGCTACAGGACGCTGCATCGATATCCGTATATG AGTCCACGAATAGGGAATATAGCCTCCACACCATCCTCATCAACCCCCAAGGCTTCCCCGCAAAGCTGTGGCAGCTTGTGAACGAGCCGCGGGTCCACTCTGTACGCTGGGACTGGTTCGGCCATGGTGTCTTCATAGACCAGCGGCGATTCGAGGCCGAGCTGCTCTCGCCGATCGGAGGCGCCTTCAAGTCCAGTAGCTTCTCCAGCTTCAACCGGCAGCTCAACCTGTACGGCTTCAGGAAGGTGATGCCGATGCACAGCCAAGTGGGGGTGCTGCATCACCACTTTTTTAACCCTGACTTCAGACAAGGCCACCCCGAACTGCTGGTGAATCTGAAGCGGCTGACCAGTACCAACAAGGCAAGGATTCAGGCTGGCCTGGAGGTGCCCCGCAGGCTGCCCAGGGCTCTGGGCCGCAGGAAAAACAGTACTGAAG TGACTGCAGGTTACAGGGTCGCAGGGCACATCCAACAGGGGACACAGATGGGAGCCATGCCCCCACGCCAGCCCCCTCAGAGTGGAGAACACCTGCTGATGGGTTATGACTGCACCCCCAATCCCCAGTGTGGCTGGATG CCAGGGGCACTGGCCATGCCTGCTGCGGCATCGCAGTATAATGACTTACTACCTGCTCTGTACCATCCTGCATGTTACGCACCAG CCATGTCTGATGGTTTCTTCAAGAGCCCAATGACTACTGACTCTACAGGCTGTGTTCCCCAATCTACACCATTACCACATTACTGCTATTACCAG ACAAACTATCCGCCAGGCCTCTTACATCTCTGCAGTCAGGACCAGCAGAGCAATGAGAATGAGACTGTCAGTCGGGATATAGTTTGCCAAACTGTTACTGAGCTACAGGCATCTCCCAAACTACACATGGTAAAAGTGGAGACCCCTGAAAACTTGATCCAGCTCACCTGTCCATCAGAGGTGGTTCAGTTCCCCAATTCGAATCTGCCCGCTTCGGGGCAGCTCAGCCCCCACAAGTTACTGAGTTTGAGCACTTCGCCTCTTGTTGTGGATTCAGCTTGTATGTCTCCCTGTGGCTCCAGCCCTCTGGTTGGGAATAAGACCAGTGTGCCAGTCAGCATCACAGCAGATGCTGCCATTGGGGTTCCGAGTCTTTAA
- the hsf5 gene encoding heat shock factor protein 5 isoform X5 — protein MKLQDAASISVYESTNREYSLHTILINPQGFPAKLWQLVNEPRVHSVRWDWFGHGVFIDQRRFEAELLSPIGGAFKSSSFSSFNRQLNLYGFRKVMPMHSQVGVLHHHFFNPDFRQGHPELLVNLKRLTSTNKARIQAGLEVPRRLPRALGRRKNSTEVTAGYRVAGHIQQGTQMGAMPPRQPPQSGEHLLMGYDCTPNPQCGWMVRPTMSDGFFKSPMTTDSTGCVPQSTPLPHYCYYQTNYPPGLLHLCSQDQQSNENETVSRDIVCQTVTELQASPKLHMVKVETPENLIQLTCPSEVVQFPNSNLPASGQLSPHKLLSLSTSPLVVDSACMSPCGSSPLVGNKTSVPVSITADAAIGVPSL, from the exons ATGAAGCTACAGGACGCTGCATCGATATCCGTATATG AGTCCACGAATAGGGAATATAGCCTCCACACCATCCTCATCAACCCCCAAGGCTTCCCCGCAAAGCTGTGGCAGCTTGTGAACGAGCCGCGGGTCCACTCTGTACGCTGGGACTGGTTCGGCCATGGTGTCTTCATAGACCAGCGGCGATTCGAGGCCGAGCTGCTCTCGCCGATCGGAGGCGCCTTCAAGTCCAGTAGCTTCTCCAGCTTCAACCGGCAGCTCAACCTGTACGGCTTCAGGAAGGTGATGCCGATGCACAGCCAAGTGGGGGTGCTGCATCACCACTTTTTTAACCCTGACTTCAGACAAGGCCACCCCGAACTGCTGGTGAATCTGAAGCGGCTGACCAGTACCAACAAGGCAAGGATTCAGGCTGGCCTGGAGGTGCCCCGCAGGCTGCCCAGGGCTCTGGGCCGCAGGAAAAACAGTACTGAAG TGACTGCAGGTTACAGGGTCGCAGGGCACATCCAACAGGGGACACAGATGGGAGCCATGCCCCCACGCCAGCCCCCTCAGAGTGGAGAACACCTGCTGATGGGTTATGACTGCACCCCCAATCCCCAGTGTGGCTGGATGGTGAGGCCCA CCATGTCTGATGGTTTCTTCAAGAGCCCAATGACTACTGACTCTACAGGCTGTGTTCCCCAATCTACACCATTACCACATTACTGCTATTACCAG ACAAACTATCCGCCAGGCCTCTTACATCTCTGCAGTCAGGACCAGCAGAGCAATGAGAATGAGACTGTCAGTCGGGATATAGTTTGCCAAACTGTTACTGAGCTACAGGCATCTCCCAAACTACACATGGTAAAAGTGGAGACCCCTGAAAACTTGATCCAGCTCACCTGTCCATCAGAGGTGGTTCAGTTCCCCAATTCGAATCTGCCCGCTTCGGGGCAGCTCAGCCCCCACAAGTTACTGAGTTTGAGCACTTCGCCTCTTGTTGTGGATTCAGCTTGTATGTCTCCCTGTGGCTCCAGCCCTCTGGTTGGGAATAAGACCAGTGTGCCAGTCAGCATCACAGCAGATGCTGCCATTGGGGTTCCGAGTCTTTAA
- the hsf5 gene encoding heat shock factor protein 5 isoform X1 — MKLQDAASISVYESTNREYSLHTILINPQGFPAKLWQLVNEPRVHSVRWDWFGHGVFIDQRRFEAELLSPIGGAFKSSSFSSFNRQLNLYGFRKVMPMHSQVGVLHHHFFNPDFRQGHPELLVNLKRLTSTNKARIQAGLEVPRRLPRALGRRKNSTEVTAGYRVAGHIQQGTQMGAMPPRQPPQSGEHLLMGYDCTPNPQCGWMVRPSEETGISFPVIYQAPSLQYNFSCAVPSAPDTAHVQPGALAMPAAASQYNDLLPALYHPACYAPAMSDGFFKSPMTTDSTGCVPQSTPLPHYCYYQTNYPPGLLHLCSQDQQSNENETVSRDIVCQTVTELQASPKLHMVKVETPENLIQLTCPSEVVQFPNSNLPASGQLSPHKLLSLSTSPLVVDSACMSPCGSSPLVGNKTSVPVSITADAAIGVPSL, encoded by the exons ATGAAGCTACAGGACGCTGCATCGATATCCGTATATG AGTCCACGAATAGGGAATATAGCCTCCACACCATCCTCATCAACCCCCAAGGCTTCCCCGCAAAGCTGTGGCAGCTTGTGAACGAGCCGCGGGTCCACTCTGTACGCTGGGACTGGTTCGGCCATGGTGTCTTCATAGACCAGCGGCGATTCGAGGCCGAGCTGCTCTCGCCGATCGGAGGCGCCTTCAAGTCCAGTAGCTTCTCCAGCTTCAACCGGCAGCTCAACCTGTACGGCTTCAGGAAGGTGATGCCGATGCACAGCCAAGTGGGGGTGCTGCATCACCACTTTTTTAACCCTGACTTCAGACAAGGCCACCCCGAACTGCTGGTGAATCTGAAGCGGCTGACCAGTACCAACAAGGCAAGGATTCAGGCTGGCCTGGAGGTGCCCCGCAGGCTGCCCAGGGCTCTGGGCCGCAGGAAAAACAGTACTGAAG TGACTGCAGGTTACAGGGTCGCAGGGCACATCCAACAGGGGACACAGATGGGAGCCATGCCCCCACGCCAGCCCCCTCAGAGTGGAGAACACCTGCTGATGGGTTATGACTGCACCCCCAATCCCCAGTGTGGCTGGATGGTGAGGCCCAGTGAGGAAACGGGCATCTCTTTTCCGGTCATTTATCAGGCACCCTCTTTGCAGTACAATTTCAGCTGCGCTGTGCCGTCTGCCCCTGATACCGCCCATGTTCAGCCAGGGGCACTGGCCATGCCTGCTGCGGCATCGCAGTATAATGACTTACTACCTGCTCTGTACCATCCTGCATGTTACGCACCAG CCATGTCTGATGGTTTCTTCAAGAGCCCAATGACTACTGACTCTACAGGCTGTGTTCCCCAATCTACACCATTACCACATTACTGCTATTACCAG ACAAACTATCCGCCAGGCCTCTTACATCTCTGCAGTCAGGACCAGCAGAGCAATGAGAATGAGACTGTCAGTCGGGATATAGTTTGCCAAACTGTTACTGAGCTACAGGCATCTCCCAAACTACACATGGTAAAAGTGGAGACCCCTGAAAACTTGATCCAGCTCACCTGTCCATCAGAGGTGGTTCAGTTCCCCAATTCGAATCTGCCCGCTTCGGGGCAGCTCAGCCCCCACAAGTTACTGAGTTTGAGCACTTCGCCTCTTGTTGTGGATTCAGCTTGTATGTCTCCCTGTGGCTCCAGCCCTCTGGTTGGGAATAAGACCAGTGTGCCAGTCAGCATCACAGCAGATGCTGCCATTGGGGTTCCGAGTCTTTAA
- the hsf5 gene encoding heat shock factor protein 5 isoform X2, which translates to MIRTAGEESTNREYSLHTILINPQGFPAKLWQLVNEPRVHSVRWDWFGHGVFIDQRRFEAELLSPIGGAFKSSSFSSFNRQLNLYGFRKVMPMHSQVGVLHHHFFNPDFRQGHPELLVNLKRLTSTNKARIQAGLEVPRRLPRALGRRKNSTEVTAGYRVAGHIQQGTQMGAMPPRQPPQSGEHLLMGYDCTPNPQCGWMVRPSEETGISFPVIYQAPSLQYNFSCAVPSAPDTAHVQPGALAMPAAASQYNDLLPALYHPACYAPAMSDGFFKSPMTTDSTGCVPQSTPLPHYCYYQTNYPPGLLHLCSQDQQSNENETVSRDIVCQTVTELQASPKLHMVKVETPENLIQLTCPSEVVQFPNSNLPASGQLSPHKLLSLSTSPLVVDSACMSPCGSSPLVGNKTSVPVSITADAAIGVPSL; encoded by the exons ATGATAAGGACCGCCGGCGAAG AGTCCACGAATAGGGAATATAGCCTCCACACCATCCTCATCAACCCCCAAGGCTTCCCCGCAAAGCTGTGGCAGCTTGTGAACGAGCCGCGGGTCCACTCTGTACGCTGGGACTGGTTCGGCCATGGTGTCTTCATAGACCAGCGGCGATTCGAGGCCGAGCTGCTCTCGCCGATCGGAGGCGCCTTCAAGTCCAGTAGCTTCTCCAGCTTCAACCGGCAGCTCAACCTGTACGGCTTCAGGAAGGTGATGCCGATGCACAGCCAAGTGGGGGTGCTGCATCACCACTTTTTTAACCCTGACTTCAGACAAGGCCACCCCGAACTGCTGGTGAATCTGAAGCGGCTGACCAGTACCAACAAGGCAAGGATTCAGGCTGGCCTGGAGGTGCCCCGCAGGCTGCCCAGGGCTCTGGGCCGCAGGAAAAACAGTACTGAAG TGACTGCAGGTTACAGGGTCGCAGGGCACATCCAACAGGGGACACAGATGGGAGCCATGCCCCCACGCCAGCCCCCTCAGAGTGGAGAACACCTGCTGATGGGTTATGACTGCACCCCCAATCCCCAGTGTGGCTGGATGGTGAGGCCCAGTGAGGAAACGGGCATCTCTTTTCCGGTCATTTATCAGGCACCCTCTTTGCAGTACAATTTCAGCTGCGCTGTGCCGTCTGCCCCTGATACCGCCCATGTTCAGCCAGGGGCACTGGCCATGCCTGCTGCGGCATCGCAGTATAATGACTTACTACCTGCTCTGTACCATCCTGCATGTTACGCACCAG CCATGTCTGATGGTTTCTTCAAGAGCCCAATGACTACTGACTCTACAGGCTGTGTTCCCCAATCTACACCATTACCACATTACTGCTATTACCAG ACAAACTATCCGCCAGGCCTCTTACATCTCTGCAGTCAGGACCAGCAGAGCAATGAGAATGAGACTGTCAGTCGGGATATAGTTTGCCAAACTGTTACTGAGCTACAGGCATCTCCCAAACTACACATGGTAAAAGTGGAGACCCCTGAAAACTTGATCCAGCTCACCTGTCCATCAGAGGTGGTTCAGTTCCCCAATTCGAATCTGCCCGCTTCGGGGCAGCTCAGCCCCCACAAGTTACTGAGTTTGAGCACTTCGCCTCTTGTTGTGGATTCAGCTTGTATGTCTCCCTGTGGCTCCAGCCCTCTGGTTGGGAATAAGACCAGTGTGCCAGTCAGCATCACAGCAGATGCTGCCATTGGGGTTCCGAGTCTTTAA
- the supt4h1 gene encoding transcription elongation factor SPT4 encodes MALETVPKDLRHLRACLLCSLVKTIDQFEYDGCDNCESYLQMKGNREMVYECTSSSFDGVIAMMSPEDSWVAKWQRISNFKPGVYAVTVTGRLPPGVVRELKSRGVIYKSRDTAVKT; translated from the exons ATGGCGTTGGAGACGGTACCCAAGGATCTTCGCCATTTGCGAGCTTGCTTATTGTGTTCGCTTGTTAAG ACTATTGATCAGTTTGAATATGATGGCTGCGACAACTGTGAATCCTACCTGCAGATGAAGGGGAACCGCGAGATGGTGTATGAGTGCACAAGCTCTTCCTTTGACGG GGTCATAGCGATGATGAGCCCAGAAGACAGCTGGGTGGCCAAATGGCAGCGAATCA GTAACTTCAAGCCTGGGGTTTATGCGGTGACAGTGACAGGGCGGCTTCCCCCGG GTGTTGTGAGGGAGCTGAAGAGCAGAGGAGTGATATACAAGTCTAGGGACACTGCCGTGAAGACATAA